The Oryza brachyantha chromosome 6, ObraRS2, whole genome shotgun sequence region TTGGAAGTAGAGAATCAAAGAGATTTGAGCACCGAGCATAAAAACGAAAGGGAAAACCAAAATTGATGAGCCAAATTCCATCGGCAAATATCACTTTACGGCCGATAACACATCCATCGATCATACAAggaaaactccaaaatcaatcTACACTTATACGTTTACACTGGCCATTAACCAACAAACATGCAGCACTCTCATCAAAAACCGACTAAAGAACATGATTATATTTAGACTAAAGAACATGGTTATATTTGGACGGAACAGGTTATAAAACGTCcggtattttttatattggatAATTAGATGATATCAGTTAGTACAATtcagtattattattataggataaTTAGATGATATCAGTTAGTATTATCCAGTATTATTATGATATAGGATAATTAGATAATATCAGTTAGTATTATATAGTATTATTACGACCTATGCCGACGAAGGAGTATGCGACGAGAGAAAGTGCTGGGGCGAAGGAACGGTCTACCTTCGGTATATTTTCCGCTATCATTTTCAGGAGATCTGATAGCTAACTCggggagagggaaaaaaaaaacacagcacTGGACCCTACAGTTCATCGAGCTCATACAGCGTCCAACCTGCCGGACGCGGACTACCACCACACCTCAACCAACCCGTCCGGTTTGGAACGGGCCCGTTTGCGCCTTGCAAGCGCGAGAGCTCATGAGGATGGGAAGAAACACCTCCACGTATCCACGCCAAAACATCGACACGGCAGTGTCGCCTTGCCCCGTCTCGCCAGCCGGGGGTACACACGTCCGTGGACACGCGCCGCTGCCTCCTCATCCGCGCGCTTTGCCTTCGCGCCGAAGCATTTTTTTCCCACCAGCAGACACGTCTCCCCGGCCCACCACCCAACGGCTTGTCCTgacgcgccgccgtggccaaGCCCCGCGGTGTCCCGCCGGGTCCGAGGTGCTGTGCAGTGCAGGCCCCTGGCTGGGGCATCGGGCCAGAAGCGGTTATTTGGTCGTTTGGATTAATTCggcctgtttagttttaaattttttttcaaaaacatcatattaatctttatacatgtattaaatatatataaacattaaaactaattacacagttatggagaaaatcgttTGATGgatttttaacttaattagaacatgattagtcataagtgtgacagtaaccaatatatgctaatgagagattaattatattcaaaagatttgtctcgcggctttcaggcggaatctgaaatttgttttgtaattagactacgtttaatactttaagtgtgtgtcaaaaaaatttaatgtgatgtttttaactaaataagGCCTCGGTCGTCGactaaatttcaaatattagaAAGTTAGAACTAATAtgtttggaggaaaaaaaaccaaacgactcACGATCGAAATTCAACAGCAGACTTATAAGACAACATAGACATTTTTaacgtaaaattataaattatgccTTTTAAACTATTATTCAGTGAGTACGGATTATCCctcgaataaaaaaaaggatattATTCATTCCTCAACCAATAATAcgagaaaaaaataccattaagCAACTTTGAGACCGATTCTGGTTTAGATTAATACACGCGGCTACAGGAAAGGTCACGCCTACCAATCTAAACCAAAACCCGCTTGTGAGGATTCTCCGTCTGGTATTTTGCTAGTCgatagagaaaaatatttggttttaGATTCAGGGTTAATTCGTGCTCATCTATTAATTTTATGGTGTAACGCATCAAGTAAGTATTATAATTCGAACTCGATCCTGGTCCTTTCTGGGGGGCACATGTTTGACCGTGAAAGGGCAAGCCGCTGGGCAGCGTGTGGGGCTTACCGGATAATGGTTTCTTTAAGTGTCCCTAGATTACTGTAATAGTAGCAATCATGTGGTGATGTCTCCTCTCTGTGATGATTAGCTGCATGTTGCTGGCTGGCAGGGTATCATTCGTGGGTTCATCTGATTATGGCCCATGAACAGGAGTTCtcttttcccttttgtttGGGATGTACGAATACTGGAGTTTCTGAAGATTACCCCCAAACCACTTGGCCAATTCAGGTGCTACTGTACCAGGTGTTTGTGTACAGCTCGGATTTAAAATCCCTCAAATATTCAGGGAATGAAGCCCATTCGTAACGAGACGATGTGAGGGAGTAGAAATCACtcagggggtgtttagattgagtaaatttttgggagaagtgacacgtcaaatgtttgaccggatattggaagaggttttcggacacgaatgaaaaaacgaatttcacggctagcctgaaaaccacgagacgaatcttttgagtctaattaatctgtcattagcacatgttggtactgtaacacttatggctaatcatagactaattaggctcaaaagattcgtttcaagatttcttccataactgtgcaattagttttttggttcatctaaatttaatgctttatttagatgtccaaaagttcgatatgatatttttggaaaaaaattttaggaactaaacaaggcctcaatTCGGCGTGGCGCAGAACACAAGCCAAACACTCATCATTAGTCCTTTCTAggcttatttttataagtcaaaatttacatttttgttaaaagttaatttcaaGATTTATTatagcaaattattttttatactgatttttagatcacttatacctataaaattattattcataaattattttttatttacaaatatgcccaAACGAAATCAACGATCACCCTAGTGATGCATTCATTCTGCCGGTGCTTGTGCAGAAACAGCACCGTCACCTCCCTCCCGATGGAGGCATGGAGTAGATTACACGATCCTCTTTCCTCTCCCTTAGGGATAACAATGGGTATCGAGTATTGCTGTCTCATACCTATACCCACTAGTAAAATTTCATACTATTAAAATATCCATACTCGTCACGAGTAAGAAAGTTTCCCATACCTATACCCGCTTGGATAAACCTTACCCATCAGGTTACCCATATACCcacaaaagttcaaaacaatgtaaatatcatatttttcatatagtatATGCATAAACGCTAGATACTTAggacatcacacattcataCAGTGTGATGGAAAATGTATGGATGATTTAAATACATAtgattttggttaattagactaggctaatatgatattagcccatgacatgcatttaaacttgcgagtatttattacccatgggtaaacgggtatggggaTCATAAGAACGTTTCCATACCTGCGTACCCATCGGATGAAAGTATTTGTCCAATTACTTACCCACAGTTAATATATTTAGCTTATACTCATACCCTAAAAGAGtaatacccatcgggtcttGGTCGCGGGtcccgttgccatctctactCTCACTGGATCCCAAATCTCTCCACTCTTTGCTCCCCTGCATGGCCGTAGCACGTCGGCCCACGAGAGACTCGCACAAAGAAAAGTCAACGCACCCACCCCCACACCGGCCACGTGGACACCAGAGTTAAAGCGAAGCCTCACCTCCAAGTGGGCCCAGCAGCTCAGCCACACGCGCCCAACAGATGCTCACCGAGATATTTTCTCCCAGATCTAAAAATGCCGGAGGCCAACGAGATCGGGACCGTCCAACGCAGAGCGCGCAAGGGCGACGGCTGGATGGGCGCCCACGTCACCCCCgcctaattaagtaattagcCCCGCTCCCCTCTCGTCGCCCGCTCCGGCCTAATCGCGGCCGCTTGACTCACTCTCCTCGTCTCGTCTCGGCTCGCTCGAATGGTCCGGGTATAAATAAAACCAGCGGCGCCACGCGCACGCGCCCGTGCTCTCAACGGTGCAGAGCGAGACCCCCGCACCCGACGCGAATCGCAGCGGGGAGGGAAGCAATTCCGAGCTTATCcccaccggccaccgccgaTTCCCGAATcgggccggccgccggcggaggaatttgtttgtttggcgGGTGGTGGAGAcctggaggtggtggcggtgggggtgggggtgggctTGGTTGTGTTGGTGGGCTGTGTGTTGGGGCTGAGCCCTAGGGGGATGGCGGGGAGcagggcggcggtggggatggGGGATCCGAGTAGCCCGAGCGCGaggggggcggcggaggaggaggcggggggcGGGAAGGTGAAGCTGCTGTGCAGCTTCGGGGGGAGGATCGCGCCGAGGCAGGGGGACGGGCTGCTGCGGTACGTGGGCGGGCAGATGCGGCTCATCTCCGTGCCGCGGACGGCGTCGTTCGGGGAGCTGAtgcggaaggtggaggcggtggacgaggggggaggaggcggcggtggggtgCTCGTCAAGTACCAGCTCCCCGGGGAGGACCTCGACTCGCTCATCTCCGTGTCCTGCACGGAGGACTACGAGAACATGTTGGAGGAGTACGAGAAGctggccgcctccgcgcccgaCGGCTCCGCCAAGCTCCGGGTCTTCCTGTTCCCGGCCTCCGggagcgacgcggcggcggcgtccggctcCGGGtcgcacctcgccgccgccgtcgacgagtCGGGGCAGCGCTACATCGACGCCATCAACTGCGTCTCCGGAGAGTCCGTCGCGGCCGTGCGGAGGAAGGAGAGCGTCGCGAGCGCTGGGTCATCGGCGCACAACTCCGAGGCCTCCGAgtacggcggcgccgtcgaagGTATGTCGCCGCAGGCCGTGCCGCCTCCTTCTCTTCCGCCTGAATACCTGTATTCAGGTGGGAACAAATACCATGCTGCCTTTCCGGAGTCGCTGGGGTTCAGTGCCGTCACACCTTCAGCTCCGGCGATGGGTATCCCGGCACAAAATCCTGTCATGATTAGAACAGAGCCATTACCACCGCAGCCGCATCAAGTTGCCCCTTACGCACCATCGCATCAGCCGCCACAGGTTGCATCGTATGCGCAGCATCAACAACCGCAAGTTGCATCGTatgcacagcagcagcagcagcctgcTTCCTATATTCCACAGATGCCACAATTCAGAGAGCCACAGCAAGTCCAATACATCAATGCACAGCAATTGGGTGTGCATGGCGTTCCCCAATCTGTCAATTTTGTTCCGGTGCAAGTGAGCCAGTATGTGCCCAGCATTCCGGTGACGAACTCTGTGTCGACCTCTGCTCCTCCATCAAGCACATTGAAGCCAGTTTCTGCAGTTGTCGAACCTGTTTTGGACAACGTTCATAACACAAGGCCAATGCAAGCTACGGGTGATCAGAATTACAGGGTGCTACAGCCACTGTCACAGCTTCCTCCTTTGCCTCCTGTGCATTTGCAGGTTAGCGATGCGCACAGATATGGTGTCCAGACGGTAGTGACAAGCACAATGAGCACACCAATTGTAACCAGCTCAGGTACAATTCCAGTGGTCATTAGCTCGGCTACCATGCCTGCAGTGAGGTATGATGATTGCACAATGTGCCTGAAAGCACTACCTCATGCCCATTCAGACAACATGATCCAAGAGCAGGGCAATCCACGTGCAATGAACAATCCTGATGCTGCTCCAGTGTTTTACAGCCTCCATCAAGAGAATGTTACCAAACAGCATACTCCAGGTGCAACCGCAGGAACTCCTACTAATTACATAGTAGAAGCAAGATCCGAGGTCACATCAGGGATGGGGCAAATGGAGCCAAACTTTGCCGCAAACAATCATGTAGCCCAGCCAACTTCATTTCCAGATGCTAGCGTATTGGTTCAAAACCCCAGGGTTACTTCCAGATTAGCATTTGCAGGGAATCCACCACAGCTCCGGACTGAAGATCCTATCATATACCagcatcaacaacaaaattcTTATAGTATGCAACCATCACAAGTACCAGTAAATGGATTTATCAGCAATCCACAAGGGATAGATGCTAGTGCATTTAAGAATACAAATAATCAGGTACCAGACCCATTTAGAGAATATGGCAATGATCTTCCTCATGACTATGTCAGAGCTATCAATGCACAGATGCAAGGAGTTCATTTGGGCCCTATTGCCCCTCCAGAGTCTAGTGTGCAAGGAAAGCCTGCAAGCCCACATGGTGCTATCAGCGATGGAAAACTTGAGAAGCCATCACATGTGAATATTGATAGTGGTTCCATCTACAAGTCTCAAGCTGGAGGTTATCATATGGGTATTACTAATGCCTTTTCTGCACCAGCTGAGGAAAATCTTGTGAGACATGCTGAACAGTCATCTTCAGCTTTTGATTCACAAAGTCTTCATTCGGACATAGGCCAGCAGCTAAATGTGTTACAGAATGTGCCTGTCTCAAACAACCTTGGTGTACCTGCCAAACCACATGTTTCAAATGAAAGATTTCTTGCAAGACCTGCTAGCGCTGGTCTTCAGGTTCCTGTTGAGCATTCTCCACTGCGACCCTCGGAAATGCTGAATCATGTGGTTTCTGCTCCTCCTAATGGGAACGGTCAATTTCCACTGCAGGTGACTAGTGGCATTGATAATGTGGAAGCCACACATGATCCAGCTTACACAGATTCTCTATTCTCAAATCAGGATCCTTGGAATGCAGTGGGGAATGCCTCTGTAGCACTTCCAAGACCAAATAAGTTGGCTAAGGAGCCTGTTGTTTCTGGAGTTCCATATGTGGAAGGCCACGGGCTTGTCATTAGCAGTTCAAATGCTGCTACACTCCTAGAAGAAGGCAATCTTCCACTCATCCAGGACCGTACTTTTAAGGATATCTATCCAGAACCCTCTCAAATGACCAAAGGTTGTATTCTGTCTCATCTTTATATGATTTGGTCAGTTCTAGCTTAATCATCTGATCATCTTAAAACTGAAATGGACAAAGCATGAATTTTTtgcccccttttttttttacttttgtctTCAAAAAGGATTTGGAGAAGAAACTATCAAGCGGCAGCTACAAGCTGTTGCTGAAGATGTGGCAGCATCTGTTCTTCAGTCACCTTTTCCTGAAAAACCAGCTGTATTTTCTGGTTATCACACAGATAAACATGGAGCTGTAATTGATCCAAAATTGGAGGTTGGTAGTGTTTCTTTCTTCGCTGTTATAACTTTGTGGTTTGAGTGGTTACAAATTCCTTTCTTTGCTTCATTCAGGATGCGGTGAGCAATCAATCAGAGAAAACAAGCCAAGGAGTCAAAGTTTTAGATGACATCGATAATCTTCAGGTTGTTGACAGCTGCAAACGTAAAATTATTTCATGTTTGGAAGCAAATAATTCACCCTTATTTGTTCCAGATAATAAAGAATAGTGATCTGGAAGAATTGCGGGAACTGGGTTCTGGAACCTTTGGTACTGTTTACCATGGAAAATGGAGAGGTTCGGATGTTGCTATAAAAAGGATCAATGATCGATGCTTTGCTGGGAAGGCATCTGAGCAAGAGCGGATGGTCTGCATCTAACATACTGAATATTTTCATCTATTATTAAGTTTTTCATGTTGTAACTTTGCCTGTGCATGTACCATGTAGAGAACTGATTTCTGGAATGAAGCTGACAAGCTTGCATCATTGCACCATCCAAATGTTGTAGCTTTCTATGGTGTTGTACTGGATGGACCAGGTGGATCTGTTGCAACAGTAACTGAATACATGGCTAATGGCTCGCTTCGGCAGGCACTGCAAAGACATGAAAAGTATACTATCTGTTCAGTGCCATTCTTATACTTATCATATGGTGAATTGGTGATGcctataattcaaatttcttcTGCCTTCAGGATATTTGATCGGCGTAGACGTCTCCTGATTGCAATGGATGTTGCATTTGGTATGGAATATTTGCATGAAAAGAACATTGTACACTTTGACCTGAAGAGTGATAATCTGCTTGTCAATCTAAGAGATCCTCAGCATCCTATATGCAAGGTGAGATCTATTCGCTATTCGTATAACTATTCTCTGCTTGTTTTGCAAGTGCTGAAAATTAATCATAATCATTCTATTATTCAAGTGATAGTCATATCATCTAGCAAAGTCATGTTTGTACAGATGGCTGTAATTTTGTTGACTATACAATCATATGTTTCTTGACAAAGAGACGATGGTGTTCTCCTTAGTCAGAAAGCATGTGGTTATATCTTGCAGAAACAATGTGTTACTAAAGCCAAACAATTCCCCAAGTGACTTGGATGTCTGAAACAAAGTTGTACTATTTAAGGCCCTTGTAGTGCCACACTTCGGGTGTAATTGAGCAAATATTTAGAGGACAGTTTTGCTTTGCATGCAAGGCATGAAGTGCTGCAGTTCTGTACTAACTTGCCCTTTTTTGCAGGTTGGTGATTTGGGCTTATCAAAGGTTAAATGCCAGACGCTAATTTCCGGCGGAGTGCGAGGGACACTTCCTTGGATGGCCCCCGAGCTGTTGaatggcagcagcagccttGTTTCTGAAAAGGTTTGCCAGTGACCACCACACTCACTTTCCTTGCGCCGCCACTTGACATGCAATCCTCTTTTCCAGAGCCACCTTCATATGCTTTGCTTTGTTTGAACGAAACTTCATATGCTTTTCTTCTAGGTCGACGTGTTCTCATTCGGAATTGTAATGTGGGAGCTGCTTACCGGCGAAGAGCCTTACGCCGAATTGCATTATGGCGCCATCATCGGTACGTTTGCAGCTTCTTTACATTAATCCACAACACTAAATTTCCATGCTGAAACCGAATGCCTTTGTTGTGGCTGAACCTTTTCGCGTGCTACAATCCAGGCGGGATTGTGAACAACACGCTTCGCCCTCCGGTGCCCGAGGCATGCGACCCTCGGTGGAGGTCGCTCATGGAGCAATGCTGGTCGTCCGAACCGTCAGAAAGGCCGAGCTTCACGGAGGTCGGCAAGAGGCTACGGGCCATGGCAACTCCTACTACCAAGGCGCAACCCCAgaaataggatttttttttcttctccccctttcctcTCAAGCCTCCTGTTCTGCGACCTGTCTCTGTACATGAATAAGGTTAAGAAAAaagacaagaagaagaaaatggtAGCTATGGTTATAGAGATGATGGCGAATGCTTGGTAGCTTCCTGTGACAGCGTTTGAAAAGGCAAATGTATGGCAATGGTTGGTGTGGTGTATCCGCTCCTTTGCTTCCGTGTAATTATGGGCTTGTTTCCCCTGAAAAGATGACCGTGTAATTATGGGCTTGTTTCCCCTGAAAAGATGAGACGAAATGAAACCAGAAGTCTCTCTCATCAGTCGGCTTGGACTAGATTAGAGCGTGTCAGTCTCCAGACCGAGCTATAATGGCGTGTCAGTCGACGAGCAAAACCACAAATCAGCTTGCTCTACGTCGACGTGACCCAGAATGGAATGGACCATACCGGGGGGCCATGCAATCTTCGATCTGTAGACTCAGTCTGGCAAAGTGAGACACGGCCTTGATCATGTGACGTATCAGCCTAGATTTGGGTGTTGATAAGAACGCGAAAGGGACCTAATTGAACTCCCTGGGCTACATTAGCTGCCTTAACGATCGGACGTTCTTCTGATTGATCCCGGTGACACACACACGAGAGACGTCAAGATCAGTGCAGAAGAGGATCATGTCGAGGAATGTGAAAGCTGGCTTTGGGGTTGTGTCCCAGTCAAGAGAGCGACCCATGCATGATCCAGATAGAACTTGAGCAGAGGTTGGTGCAGTTTAATGCAGCTTCCTTGTGAGCGAGACAGCACACGTCGCGGAATTAATTGTGCGTCAAACAGCAATTACTCGCGAAAAAACAAGTCATAAGTCGACTGTTAACAATAGTAGCACTTCCTATTAATTTCTTCTTCCTATTCTGAATATAAATGGAAGTCGTTTTAGACCTTTTttaatgagagagagagagagcaaataTGGTTGAAATAACTTTGTTGGCTTCCGTTTATAGTATAACATAGGagtggttgtttggttttttaatgaaaaaagtcaagcaacatagttattaaaaaataatttataaataagcttttatatacatattcttatcaatctaaaaattaaggttgaaaaataaactttagcgaaaaatcctaaaatcaaatttaaattttagattgaaaatttaaattttggcttataaacataagcataagcgaaaatatggTGATAACTTTACCAGAGGTTGGTGCAGGTAAGACAGCTTCCTTGTCTTGTTTGTGGCTTTGTGCGGTGGTCATTTGTTATCGAGACAGCACACATCGCGGAATTTATTGTGTGTCAAACATCAATTACtcacaaaaaaatcaagtcaTATGTTGACTGTTAACAATAGTAACACTTGCTATTTCTTCCTATTctgaatataaataaaagttgtttaagaCCTTTTAATAAGAGAGAGAGCAAATATGGTTAAAATAACATAGTtggcttttgtttatataacACTTAAAAATATGAGTCATATAACCTTGCTCGGCAATGCTACGGATCATATGCAAAAgctgattttggattttaaaattaggcacaatttatttttatagccCTTGAATTTCAGCCAAATCTCATTTTTACCTAAAAACATGGTTATTTTCAATCTCAACTTTCAAAATAGGATAGAAATACTCAAGACATGGTTTTGTTTGAAATCGTGGTGGTTTTCTTTGTTCATACtgcattttttctttattcaaatgcaacttaattaggttcaaatcATAAAACTTATTGAATTGAAACTCGTGCTAGGCCAAAAACCACAACCATATTAGTATAAACTACCATAAAATATGGCTTAGTGTTATgtattcaataaaaaattgatgatgAAAAATGGGCCAACTAATGGTGTCAAATCCAATCTATAGACGCCCCAATCCAGACCACCCCCCTCCACCACAGAATATCATACTAGACCACTCCATTTCACCTATAAGTTACGAACCAATCCAATATGTTATAGTCATCTTTAAAAACATGTAAAGTTGTCACTGACATATGGATCCGATGAATCCTAGGCTCGATCACATGTTAATGACAAAGATATATGTCTTTGAAGATAGAGAATCTCAACCGTGAGAGTCATAGATTGTTTTAATAACATTACTTGATACTTGTTCTCattgtaaatataaatagaagttattttagtcctataaataaaaaataagtaaatatagCTCAACTTATTTTGTTGGCTTGTTCATACAGCCCTTAAAGTCATGCAACCATGCTCGCTAATGCTACGGATCATACTCTAAAGATGATTttgcatttttaaaattaggtACAGTTCATTTATAGCACTTCAATTTTAGTCAGAGCTCATTTTTCATTCTCAACTTTTTAAAACCATTCTTTTAAAtggttttatttgaaacagtGTTGGTTTTCTTGTTTCATATTTGTCGATGCAAATGTAACTTCATTATTAGGTCATAGTTATAAAACTTATCTGATTGAAACTCGTGCTAGCGAAAAAACACAATCATATCGACCAAAACCACCATAAAATACGGTTTAGTGCTATATGTAccgttttaaaagtttgatggtGAATAATAACCAATTATATAGTCTAAGATGACAATAGATTTTGAGAGAAGTTCAAGGTCTACAAGTAGACTTTACCCAATTTCATAGGAATCTACGCATAAgttcatatatcatatttttagttttgcatTGAGAAGTCCCAAGAATTATCTTGCTTTTATTTCCTACGGCCATCCAAAACGCATAATGAGTTTTTGAAACCGAGTAGAAATTCAAAATGTATGAGTTtcaattcctatgtttttcctcaCGCACGTGTTGCTTTTCAGAAATCCTCCCCCAAGTAAGCCCAAATACCTTTCCCATGGCCCGCTAGGCCCAGCCCAAAAGGCCCAAGCATGCTTCGCGGCCCCTGCGGTTCCCTCTCGTGCACGGCGCGATGCGGCGGGGCGGTTCTTAGGGTtggataacgagcc contains the following coding sequences:
- the LOC102718371 gene encoding uncharacterized protein LOC102718371; protein product: MAGSRAAVGMGDPSSPSARGAAEEEAGGGKVKLLCSFGGRIAPRQGDGLLRYVGGQMRLISVPRTASFGELMRKVEAVDEGGGGGGGVLVKYQLPGEDLDSLISVSCTEDYENMLEEYEKLAASAPDGSAKLRVFLFPASGSDAAAASGSGSHLAAAVDESGQRYIDAINCVSGESVAAVRRKESVASAGSSAHNSEASEYGGAVEGMSPQAVPPPSLPPEYLYSGGNKYHAAFPESLGFSAVTPSAPAMGIPAQNPVMIRTEPLPPQPHQVAPYAPSHQPPQVASYAQHQQPQVASYAQQQQQPASYIPQMPQFREPQQVQYINAQQLGVHGVPQSVNFVPVQVSQYVPSIPVTNSVSTSAPPSSTLKPVSAVVEPVLDNVHNTRPMQATGDQNYRVLQPLSQLPPLPPVHLQVSDAHRYGVQTVVTSTMSTPIVTSSGTIPVVISSATMPAVRYDDCTMCLKALPHAHSDNMIQEQGNPRAMNNPDAAPVFYSLHQENVTKQHTPGATAGTPTNYIVEARSEVTSGMGQMEPNFAANNHVAQPTSFPDASVLVQNPRVTSRLAFAGNPPQLRTEDPIIYQHQQQNSYSMQPSQVPVNGFISNPQGIDASAFKNTNNQVPDPFREYGNDLPHDYVRAINAQMQGVHLGPIAPPESSVQGKPASPHGAISDGKLEKPSHVNIDSGSIYKSQAGGYHMGITNAFSAPAEENLVRHAEQSSSAFDSQSLHSDIGQQLNVLQNVPVSNNLGVPAKPHVSNERFLARPASAGLQVPVEHSPLRPSEMLNHVVSAPPNGNGQFPLQVTSGIDNVEATHDPAYTDSLFSNQDPWNAVGNASVALPRPNKLAKEPVVSGVPYVEGHGLVISSSNAATLLEEGNLPLIQDRTFKDIYPEPSQMTKGFGEETIKRQLQAVAEDVAASVLQSPFPEKPAVFSGYHTDKHGAVIDPKLEDAVSNQSEKTSQGVKVLDDIDNLQIIKNSDLEELRELGSGTFGTVYHGKWRGSDVAIKRINDRCFAGKASEQERMRTDFWNEADKLASLHHPNVVAFYGVVLDGPGGSVATVTEYMANGSLRQALQRHEKIFDRRRRLLIAMDVAFGMEYLHEKNIVHFDLKSDNLLVNLRDPQHPICKVGDLGLSKVKCQTLISGGVRGTLPWMAPELLNGSSSLVSEKVDVFSFGIVMWELLTGEEPYAELHYGAIIGGIVNNTLRPPVPEACDPRWRSLMEQCWSSEPSERPSFTEVGKRLRAMATPTTKAQPQK